The Pempheris klunzingeri isolate RE-2024b chromosome 16, fPemKlu1.hap1, whole genome shotgun sequence genome includes the window GAGGCTAAGGCTCACAGAGGCTAAGGCTAACAGAGGCTAAAGTTAACAGAGGCTAAGGCTAACagaagctaaagctaacagagGCTAAGGCTAAcagaggctaaagctaacagagGCTAAGGCTCAcagaggctaaagctaacagaggctaaagctaacagagaCTAAGGCTAAcagaggctaaagctaacagagaCTAAGGCTAACAGAGACTAAGGCTAACAGAGGCTAAGGCTAAGAGATGCTAAAGCTAACAGAGGCTAATGCTAACAGGTCCCAGTGCTATTTACATCCAGGTGAGCAGATCAACGCACAGTTTAAGTTCTCACACTTTAACTCTGTTTCTGGTTtttgatgaattaaaaaaactcTTAATTCAGTTCAGATCAAAGGTCACAGAttataacgtgtgtgtgtgtgtgtgtgtgtgtgtgtgtgtgtgtgtcttttaccTAAACAGATTATCCATCACGTACTGGTAATTCTCCAGACTATTCTGCGGCAGGTAGCAGGAAGAAAACACGATGATATCATTCATACCGTCTCCATAGTAACCTGAGAGGCGACAGAGAAGGTACGTCAGGTGTTTCAGATCCAGCAGGTGATCATGAGGTAAGCACCAGGTAATCTGTCAGACAGGTGGTCCATCGTACCTCCATGTGACAGCACCCTCAGAAACGGCTCCAGGACACTCATGTTGACCCGGCTCTCCTGTGGTGGATCACCTGTGGAGaaacagcgccacctggtgccCTGACTGTCCACCATGTCCTCCCGTTCCAGAGCTCCCAGTCCAGTGTGGTCGATCTCCAGTCCAGACCCAGTGTGAGAGTCAGACCTGGACCGGGGGCCGGAGCCGAACGGTGTGCGACGCCAGGACGCCACGCCGAGACGCCGCAGGTCATCTGGAAAACAACCTGTGATGTCATCAAAGGTATTTGGGATATTTCACAGAAACAGGCGGTCactagaaaatgtttttgtttgtcaccCTCTGCcattttgacctttgacctcttacCTTCCAGGTCGAGGTCGTAGCTGGGGAAGGCCAGTGATTCGCTCTCAGAGGGCGTTTCAATGGCGTCCAGGTCGAAGCTCAGCCCCGTGTCATCATCGTCTTCAGGTGAGGGAGACAGGAAGCTCGAGGGGAAGTCGTCTGAAACCACTGACCCACTGCGACCTGAAGAAAACTAGCATCCGTTATTTACTGAAACAACACTGGGCACCAAACACTACCTGGTGTTAGCCAAAAACTGTCTGGTGTTAGCCAACAACTGTCTGGTGTTAGCCAAAAACTGTCTGGTGTTAGCTAACAACTGTCTGGTGTTAGCTAACAACTGTCTGGTGTTAGCCAAACACTACCTGGTGTTAGCTTAAAACTGTCTGGTGTTAGCCAAAAACTGTCTGGTGTTAGCTTAAAACTGTCTGGTGTTAGCCAAAAACTGTCTGGTGTTAGCTTAAAACTGTCTGGTGTTAGCTAACAACTGTCTGGTGTTAGCCAAACACTACCTGGTGTTAGCTTAAAACTGACTGGTGTTAGCCAAACACTACCTGGTGTTAGCCAAAAACTGTCTGGTGTTAGCTAACAACTGTCTGGTGTTAGCCAAACACTACCTGGTGTTAGCTTAAAACTGACTGGTGTTAGCCAAACACTACCTGGTGTTAGCCAAAAACTGTCTGGTGTTAGCTTAAAACTGTCTGGTGTTAGCCAAAAACTACCTGGTGTTGGCTTAAAACTGTCTGGTGTTAGCCAAACACTACCTGGTGTTAGCTTAAAACTGTCTGGTGTTAGCCAAACACTACCTGGTGTTAGCTTAAAACTGTCTGGTGTTAGCCAAAAACTACCTGGTGTTGGCTTAAAACTGTCTGGTGTTAGCCAAAAACTACCTGGTGTTAGCTTAAAACTGTCTGGTGTTAGCCAAACACTACCTGGTGTTAGCTTAAAACTGTCTGGTGTTAGCCAAACACCATAACAAGAACAGGAGAGCTGTATGTTGTTGTCTGTACGTCTGTCCAGACCTTCGTGGATCTTCTGTCACAATAAAcgagttaaagaaaacaaaggttGATGTTAAATGAGCAGCTTGATCCTCGTTGTGCTTCGTTACCTAGAGACAGACTGAGAACCGGCGCCACCAggactttcttcttctttggtcgTGACCCCGACAACGCCAGACTGCTGGGAGGAGctacagacaggaagtgaggtcaCAGAACGTCAGACacctttttcctgtttaaaataCCTCGAATACATCCAGGAAAGATATGAAGTGTCTGTTTATGTTATGTACGTTAtacatttctgatttctttattCTACATCATTTATATACTGAATATTATCTTGATCTGTTTTTAGAACTATTATGTGTTATTATTGTgcagtatatatttttttatgattattattttaccTCAATATAAACTATAGACAGAAGGACTTTTCCACATGGACACCACTGGGGGAGGGGGGCCTTAAAGGGCTAATGACGGTCCGTACCTGGTCTGTCTCTGCTGGGCGTCGATGATTTCGGCTCTGAGACAAACTCGTCATCAGCGGGTCCTGAAGacggaggacaggaagtgagaaagaggagaggaagaagaaatggAAGAGGTTGGCTTAAGGAGGTAAAATTacctgcagggggcgctgcAGAGGTGAAGATGGACTCCTTCTCCTCGCCCTCCTCGTCTCCAGCGGAggtctcttcttcttccagaGAGTTCAGAGACTCATTTCTGATCATCGTACCTGCTGACTCCACACCTGCTGCTGCCATGACAACGCCGTTTCCTTTGTCCTCTTCGACTGTTTCCTCCTCATCTGTGGACGAAGAAATGACTTTCAAACTTTttagaaacagccgttatatcgctctcacacaccagactccattgacaaaaacagccattttacctGGAAGAACACAGTTAgctagtttgtgttattgtgtgacttcttAGCTTGGagacaacacaatatttgtgcaagactcaataacacaaactaactgatggaggcactTTAAGCGGAACTACTTTGACGGCTAATGCGATCTACCAGTCATTCATGTACAGGTAGGACACAGGTGTAGGAAAACAGAAGTTACCCTTTAATCAGAGACCCTAAAATGACTTCCAGTACCTGTTTGATCATCAGCGGGTGCTTCAGGAAACGTGGTCGGAGTTAAAGAGCTATTAACagctgcagtagtagtatttgcagtactggtagtatcagtagtatcagttgTAGTAGTTGTGGTGACATCCACCAGAGATGACCTGCAAACAGAAGCACTGTGAGGTGTTTAAGGACCTGACAGACCTTTCCTTTAATCTGACTCATTAGAAAGACTCTGCATCTGCATAATTCTTGCCTCTGATTGTGGAGCATAATTCGATCAGTTCCAAGCTGTTCTTTGGCTAAAAGCActatttttttccacacaaatTCATGACTGAATAATCTTAGATatttaatattcacatttttgttgGTAAGTAGttcaaaaaacatttacatccaCATTTGTCCTGATTATAGTCACAAACATGTTTGAAACAACGTTGGCAGCAGCTGCTCAGCTAACAGCAACCTTCATAATAATGAACCTGTGGGGAACAGTTGGACTTGTGTCAGCCTCTTTGCAGATGACACCATGTTCTTTCTCTCAAAAACTGATCCACTTAACTGATGAAACTGACGTCAG containing:
- the LOC139215742 gene encoding BCL2/adenovirus E1B 19 kDa protein-interacting protein 2-like; translation: MVTGPGPRCGNTPHPCRPVGCQHRERERDSCLSWNRLTRLTCLTRLTCLTCLTWLLLLLLVFPVTSVGEQTCYEEETVEEDKGNGVVMAAAGVESAGTMIRNESLNSLEEEETSAGDEEGEEKESIFTSAAPPAGPADDEFVSEPKSSTPSRDRPAPPSSLALSGSRPKKKKVLVAPVLSLSLGRSGSVVSDDFPSSFLSPSPEDDDDTGLSFDLDAIETPSESESLAFPSYDLDLEDDLRRLGVASWRRTPFGSGPRSRSDSHTGSGLEIDHTGLGALEREDMVDSQGTRWRCFSTGDPPQESRVNMSVLEPFLRVLSHGGYYGDGMNDIIVFSSCYLPQNSLENYQYVMDNLFRYVVGTLDLMVAENYVIVYLCAGGQKDKLPGIGWLRECYTTIDRRLRKNLKGFYVVHPTWYIKALITIIKPFISSKFSRKLQFVDSLQDLSHVVPTEHVQIPDCVTQYDQSLSR